ACAATCGGGTAATGTATTGCGCGATGGAGGAGATTGCGCGATGGAGGAGATATTCGAAGGTTTTGATATGCCGGCGAAGAGCGGTACTTCGCTAATCGGTACATCGTGCAATCGTTATCTCGGGCAATGTATTAGCCGATTGTCGGCGAGTAATGAGTAATGTTTGATTTATTGAATGAGAATGTAATTACCCCTTAGCAACCTAGAATTCTTTTCATGATATATTTATGTTAACTCGATTGCTTTCACAGGTAAAAAATGGTAAATTAGCATTCAATAATTTACCTGATCTATTAACCTTCACCCCCATGAAAACAAACCAAACCAACACAACAAAAAAATGGAAAAAGATAATTAACCCATTGAAATTTGTTAGTCTCCTTACTGTCAAGTTATTTCTACTTTTTCCATTATCCTCGCAATCTCAAACTAATATTAATGTTCCTGGTTCCGAAACAGGAGGCAATCTTATTGGAGATATACTGTTGGCTGATGGGAAAATACTGGCCTATTCACCCAAGGAAATTCTCATTTTTGATGCAGATGCAGATACCTTAGAACATTCGATTCCTATCTCCAATACAGGAAAATTTAATCCCCGGTATTTTGGTTATAACAAGCATATTTGTGACGTTCAATTAATGACATACAATCCCAACAGAAATGAAGTTTATTATGTTAGTCCTGATCTGAAACTACATTACATTGATATGGTAAATTGCTCAACAGGAGTACTCTTAGGCACTACCCCAGACTCAATTTTACATTTTAAACATCTTAACGGACCTACCAACCTGAAATTCGATTACCATCACAACAAACTGTATTGGGTAATCAGAGGAAGAAGCAATGAAAATTCACCGGGTACTTTCCATGTGATGGATTCATACATTGCCGTTTATGATTTACCTGTGCAAGGATCAAATCCATCATTATCTAAAATATGGGACTACTTTATTATCAATAATTCAACAGGGAATAATTATTACAATTCTTTTGAAAATGTGGTGTTTTGTGAAGACAATAATTCATTCTTTCTGGCAAAAAAGAAAAGGATTGACAGGTATGAAATAGTAAATAATAGTAGTGTTGTTTTTAAAGAGTCATTTAATACCAGACCATGCAAATTGAGCAAAATGCTCTATATAAAAAACTCTACCATCCACAAATTGCTTGTATTCCCTTACAGATTGCCCTATGACAGCTATGAGCCTCCAATGAACGAAAACGTGAATTATTTCATTATTGACTGCAGTGATGCACAAAATTTTACGATGGATTCCATTCAATCCCCAAGTAAAAGAATCATTGATGCCGCATTTTTACCTGCTCAGAATGACCTGATCGTATGCTATTCCCCTGATGAATTTGCTCAACCTCCACAATTGGCAACCGGAAATGATGTGACTGTATATCAGTATCTGAACGGATCATTTGTTAATCCTACACATTATCAAACCAATGGGGTTTCATTAAACAACACCACAGAGACCTTAAATCGTCCAATAAAAATCACTCAATACAATAACAGTACAGTATTAATCAGCAAAAAAGATGAATTGATAAAATTCTACAAGCAAAGTAGTACCTATATTTTTGAATCAATCAAAACCGCAACAAGCAATTACTTCCATTCAGGAACTACCTACAACTACTACAAATCATATATCATTAATGCTGCCGGTGGATATATTGAAATATACGATGAATCAATGGCCTCTGATAGCATCCCCACCGGAAAGCCAATTTATCACACGGTGGAAATTGGCACAGGAAAATTTGCAGCATATAACCGCCTACATACGCACAGCACCTGCTTTTATATTTATGATACCGAAAATGACACCATAATAACCAGCAACCCGATAGATGGAGCCATTGGAGATATCATATTCAATCCCTTGCAAAATCACATCCTGGTATCTGAAAATACGGATCCGGGTAAAATATCTTATTTCGATACCGATGGACAATTTATAGGCTACCTGAACTTCCCTTCCTCGGATATTGATTTTGATTATATCCGTGATATGTTCATTAACCGGCATAATATGCTGCTGGTAATGACCAACATGAACAATACAATCCAGGAAACCTACCCGCGACTGCTTGTTTATAAGGCTGCCGACTACAGCTTTGTACAAGAGATTTCCAATATTACCATGCAACAATTTAACCACAACTTTCACTTCTACAATGCCCATTTCTGCGACAATACTGCAAATGGAAAGACCTATATAACCTTATGCCCTGGACCTCCCTACGATAATGCAGGTCAGGATTTCACGGGTATCGGCACACCGGATCCGTATTTATCGACCGATAATGATCTAAAATTCAATCCATTCTACCAGGGAAGCAACAACGGATGGCTAATGGAATACACTTCTCCGCAATCCGGTATACCCGGCACACTGCAAAGTAAATTCGAACTCAAGTTTCCCAAAGAACTGATATATATTAAACCTGAATATACTTCCACCGATGAGGATAAAGGGCTGCTCTTTATCAATGCGGAGAAGTTATTAAGATATGATTTCAACAGTACACAACCCACTGAAATTGAGGCATCCTTTTACCAGGTTTGTTACAGTAAAATTCACAATAAATTGTTTGGGATCAATGATAGAATTGGAATTAACTCATCAAACAGGATTATTCAGATACATACCATCAGTACTTCCGGAATTGTTTCAAATGAGCTTTTAGCGGAAGTTCCCGGTCAGGCTTCCGCTTTTTTCATCAACCCCTTTAATGAGTTTTTATATCTCTGTATAAAAATTGACAATGAAAAACTGGGAGAAGATTCCATGCGCTTAATGGAAATTGACCCATTGGGGTTGGAACAGATACAAACTACCCATCTGGATAATACCTGTGTTTTTCCCGATTTGTGTTATGACCCTGAAATAAGCGCATACTATTATAACTTCATCACTCCTTATATTGATTCTGCAAACCACAGCATCTATCTTCCTGGCGGAGGCCACAGCAATATTACCGCAGTGGATTTTGAACCGGCTGATTTTTTAAAGCTGGAAAACAACGAAGGTTACATCACCTGGCTTTCTTTTCCGAGGCTCAACCGCAGTGGTAACAATGCGGTTTCGGTTGATGAGGCCCTGCTGGACAAAGTGAATCCAGCATATAGCGATACCAGCAGGCTAAACTTTGAACAAGAATTGGGATATTTTAGCACCTATGATTTTGATAACCACACCTGGGATGGAAGCCCAGGAGGTTTATATAATGTAATTAGCAGCAACGGTTATATACTCGACCTGGAATATGGCCCCTTTTCAATAAGCGGTCCCATCTGGCTGCATTTGCGTGGGCAGCGGCTTGCTCCCGGGGGAGCCAACATCATCCTGGATGATGAACATGAAACCTGGGCCGGGTACTGGCTTACCCAGCCGCAGCACCCCATGTATGCCATACCCGATGCGGTGCTTACGCATTTATACCAGGTGCAGGGTCAATACTGGAGCTGTTACAAATACTGGGACGAAGGAATTAATATGCCCTACTGGTTATGTGCCTGTTCAAAAGGTCGTGGTACTTTGATGCGTTATGGAGATATGGTCAAGCTGTACTCTAATTCCTCTCTTCCCTTTACCTGGCTTAACAATACCGGAACCACCTCGCAGGAAGAACGCCCTGCCACGGAATACTTTTCTTTTTCCGAACAACCGGATTACACTTCCATTTTCATTGAGCTGGATTCCACCGAAAACCCCCTGGAGATCGGGGCTTTTATCGGTGAAACCTGTGTGGGGGCCACATCGGTTTTTTCAAGCGATACCCTGGTGCTGGTGCAGGCATATACCCAGGGATACAGCGGGGAGATATCATT
The window above is part of the Bacteroidota bacterium genome. Proteins encoded here:
- a CDS encoding T9SS type A sorting domain-containing protein — protein: MKTNQTNTTKKWKKIINPLKFVSLLTVKLFLLFPLSSQSQTNINVPGSETGGNLIGDILLADGKILAYSPKEILIFDADADTLEHSIPISNTGKFNPRYFGYNKHICDVQLMTYNPNRNEVYYVSPDLKLHYIDMVNCSTGVLLGTTPDSILHFKHLNGPTNLKFDYHHNKLYWVIRGRSNENSPGTFHVMDSYIAVYDLPVQGSNPSLSKIWDYFIINNSTGNNYYNSFENVVFCEDNNSFFLAKKKRIDRYEIVNNSSVVFKESFNTRPCKLSKMLYIKNSTIHKLLVFPYRLPYDSYEPPMNENVNYFIIDCSDAQNFTMDSIQSPSKRIIDAAFLPAQNDLIVCYSPDEFAQPPQLATGNDVTVYQYLNGSFVNPTHYQTNGVSLNNTTETLNRPIKITQYNNSTVLISKKDELIKFYKQSSTYIFESIKTATSNYFHSGTTYNYYKSYIINAAGGYIEIYDESMASDSIPTGKPIYHTVEIGTGKFAAYNRLHTHSTCFYIYDTENDTIITSNPIDGAIGDIIFNPLQNHILVSENTDPGKISYFDTDGQFIGYLNFPSSDIDFDYIRDMFINRHNMLLVMTNMNNTIQETYPRLLVYKAADYSFVQEISNITMQQFNHNFHFYNAHFCDNTANGKTYITLCPGPPYDNAGQDFTGIGTPDPYLSTDNDLKFNPFYQGSNNGWLMEYTSPQSGIPGTLQSKFELKFPKELIYIKPEYTSTDEDKGLLFINAEKLLRYDFNSTQPTEIEASFYQVCYSKIHNKLFGINDRIGINSSNRIIQIHTISTSGIVSNELLAEVPGQASAFFINPFNEFLYLCIKIDNEKLGEDSMRLMEIDPLGLEQIQTTHLDNTCVFPDLCYDPEISAYYYNFITPYIDSANHSIYLPGGGHSNITAVDFEPADFLKLENNEGYITWLSFPRLNRSGNNAVSVDEALLDKVNPAYSDTSRLNFEQELGYFSTYDFDNHTWDGSPGGLYNVISSNGYILDLEYGPFSISGPIWLHLRGQRLAPGGANIILDDEHETWAGYWLTQPQHPMYAIPDAVLTHLYQVQGQYWSCYKYWDEGINMPYWLCACSKGRGTLMRYGDMVKLYSNSSLPFTWLNNTGTTSQEERPATEYFSFSEQPDYTSIFIELDSTENPLEIGAFIGETCVGATSVFSSDTLVLVQAYTQGYSGEISFQEYFGNKSAPDNAPAYFIWDESSGKWVQRNIHTAMHQKGFLVSFKDSKTRYQTNPESTAWLRCQPNPAKGSCSIIYYVSRETQISLKAYDLHGNPLKELYEGFCRQGQYEISWDMHDQKGAMLPPGIYYIRLQSGIFSESRKVIKL